In Episyrphus balteatus chromosome 4, idEpiBalt1.1, whole genome shotgun sequence, the sequence aacctaccaagTTTGGTAGAATTCTACCAAAACGGTAACCGTGGGCACCACCCCTTCTGCCCCAAAGGTATGTACGCCCCTgctatatagtacctatatttcAAGTAAAAATCTTCAGTGTTAGCTATCGTTAACAACACTGGTTTGTTAACTTTCTATACACCTTAATTCTTCCTGGTTAGGACATTCAAACAATATAAAAGGTATATCTCAGAATAAATTACTTTTTGCGTgatcgtttttatttatataaaattgtttgttttaacgCCCTCAGTTACAAAACATACGATTTTGGAAGTTGACAgaggtaggtacatatttttctTAGAGCTAAActaatgtttatttatttatgcaaTACCTATGTACCTTACCtacatcaaaaattcaaattacctTCAGGTCCTGTCTTCAGTGATATTATTTATGAGTTAgttgttaaattaaattgtacTTGGTACTTTAAAGACACCTGTGTATAGTATACCATCCGCACAATGGATGATATCAAAGTCATTTACATGGTGCTTAACTCATATTTTCACGATTAAGAACGTCATTTTATACgctgaataaaatttgttttctttgtctttttaagaatgtttttttaGTACTAGACCCATTCTTGTAGGTAATAAAAGGTTTTCAGTGATTTTGTTAAATTGAATCACAACTTTACTTtgacttaaatacaaaataaactaTTTGTAACAAAATGTCATTTGCAATTTTTGTAATCCGTTCAATTCAAATTTATAGGTACTTCAAATATTCCCTCACTTTAACAACCCATCGACAAAAgcagaaaaacttttttggctTACCTActattgaaataagtaaacgcgtTTTGTGGGTCATTGAACCAGTTTAAAATCAATTTGGTACTtatgcggcaaaaatttcaaaaaaaaaaacaaaaatatatcaatCATCGTCTatgattcaaaacaaaaacaaaacacatcCCTATGATAATAAAACTTAGGGACAAAAGATAAATCAAATAttccaacaataaaacaaaaaaaaaaaaacatttcaattcaCCCTTAattgaaaaccttttttttaactaaaatagggggaagtggtcacccttcgtacacggtcacccttcgtacagtgagcttaaaacaaaaactaaacggtattcaaacacgtgcttactagtgtgcatagacatagtaggcgccgagctgctagataaattttgaatcctaagtgcaacggattcggtcgccacaagacttttagtgttttttagtgctctgagtaatttttttatgtacatttgatgtcatgttgtgtttaagttaagtatgtttttggctaaacagtaatgaagaattgttgtttaaagtgttaaatttgtgttttaattataaatattgcaaaatctcagtacattttttcaaaaatcgatttttctgcattatgtacagcttggggagcattcgtacagtcaaacatggggcacattcgtatgcatacgtatgcccgccagtaaattttcttgagcagataacaatcaaaacacggagttacagttttattgaaatgaaatttaaacctctataataagtttttcgcattttatagtaaattaaggttggtatttttatatatgtaaataataatttgtttcagaatcatcgaatcgcgaaaaattaagttttttatttgtttttgtttttttctgattcaagttcaattaattaataaattaataagtaattaaatgttttaaaactcatatttggcatttgacaaatcaaaagttagtcaaattaacgttttaaatatcctgtaccaatgtaccccatgtgctgtacgaaggtaccccacgggtggggaggattcgtacaaaaatctagtcccagtaaaatggctataactatttaagcctttgacttggaagtgtcaaatttttttgtaaagtgtaataatatacatattacaaataaagtccattttctcgaagctggagtgagtaaataaataactaaaaataaataagtaaaaactgtacgaagggtgaccacttccccctaagtAATTTAGGGTAATAAATATTCtccccaatatttttttttatgaaagcaaaaactatttgcaataaaaatcatAACGTGCCGAAAACTGTTAACAATAAACCAACCTTGGCCTTGTATTCGTTCGCTCGCATGCAATCTCACAATCGTCACATTTGAGTAAAAATATGTCCGCATTGAACACATTTTATTCGTCGtccataaaactaaaaaaaaaacatagatacCCCTTCTACTTTATATCCTTCCAAAATATAACACATGGTGCATATATAATAACAtcagttgttgtttttgttagaaaaaaaaatctcatgataaaaacttttattccttcgatttttctattttttttagaaacattaaatttccatttccatttaatttaataatttctatCAATTTACAATTAAATCTTTATCAcgatttaaaaaagtataaacatgtaaaaaaaaaaaaaagttcaatgttacgACACTACCCCATGTAATTTCTTGTAAAAACTGGAAGTATTGATTTTTCCTACCGAAAAAAACATGAGTTCTTCGAATTTTTAAGTGCcgattaagtaccccatttacAACTGGGTCATTCCCAGATTTATTATTGATGCAATAAAAGAGaaattaaacttacatttttaatAGGTTTTAAGGAAGAATGATTATTTTATTGCATTAATTGTGTGTGTtgctatttaaaattttatgaatgagaaagttttgaaaattgacTGCACAGTTTCGACTTTTTGTTCGTTGAAAAACACTAACTTATAGAAAaggtacttttatttttttttaactgatccTTGAATTtatgtttgctttttaaaaatttacttaattattttaattggctagaattaacttttttgatatatgtaacatttaatctaaaaaaaacaaaaacaaacttaagagtgttttttttttttttttcttataataaaatcaataatttcgtttatttattttttgtttaattacaaCAAACAGCACCTAACCGGCTTCCGACTGAGCGCAGTGTggtagattttttgaaaatgaagggATTTATACCGATTCTTTTTCAACCGTGCACACATTTCgatatcaaaaaaaacaaaaaatctttaaccAAATTCACTAAAGGATATCAAATATAATCAAATAAGGGTGGTGTTGATATGGTGTGTTGTGTTCATTCAGCTTATATTATACTCAAAAAGTGAGAGTAAGAGAGAAAAGTGCTGAATAAAAAAGCTTATAGTAACTTACCTTTATACAGCAGTTTGGGggtgtaaaagcttataatattTGTAAACATAAGAGGTGAACTATAAAATCTATATGAAATAATGAACTCACATgtaaaatatttggttttaatAGTTCAAAgacatttgtttttaatgtttatgcATGCTTTGGAAGTATAATTGGCTTACACgatgaaaatgaagaaaatgggTCTTACCTATGTATcaatcataaattttattaaaacccCCCGAGGCCACGACAAAAGTGCTTGCCCTTATCAGCTTTGGAAACTCTTACTTACCGGTTTAAGAAAACTACTtcgatttgttttaatttttgtcactGTAACGAGTTCATCGGAAATTCTACGAAGTTCTTAATTCATTACAAAACACTATTTTGAAGCTTTCTTTATAATAGTCCATATTGACAGTGTAAACTTATTGCACTACGACATTTATAGCAAAGAGGTTTAACATAAGACATAAAGTGCTCATTTTCagacattttttagaaaatgttcatttttgttaaattagacattgtcttttttatcaaattgtgggaaaaatatttttatttaattaaaatgaatatcACATTACACTAgtctgcaaaatttatctttttttttctccttaaaataattttttaaaattatgaaagatttgactttcctgaatctaaatctggttttagaaaaattctagcacgtaccattttttttttaatgatttttgaaaaatatgagtagtGTAGAAAGtaacccttttagattcggttgacctagtacaaaaataaaactaatattcgTATTGATCTCAAATTTGGAGGGAGGACTTATTTTTCATAACATGATCTATCATATGacaacaaatttgtatttattaattaaagttcacacacattttaagatactaattgacaaaaacagcaaaaatattgaaatcctgcagtttttagtaaatcccacatgaacaaaaacaccttaatttagggaaatgtaaaatctcaacgcccgtaaaaagtcaaatatgcaaagaaaactataataaaatacattaaaacaatttatacgtgttttatctattatatatattaaagtttggttttgtgtacgttcgctaaccggccacacagactgactcattttcttaattttttttttgaaatcaaagaggcataagaggagaaggtttaaggcaaaaaaaattcaagattttatagggtaaataggggtagcacgacattgaaaaaagaggctattttctaaacggtaagtcgtaaagagttgactttttttttaaatgatagacaaatttattcaatagttaaaaaaggtattgaaaaaattcaaaaaaatttcaaaaccaagttgtgagggtttttttgcagtcatagatcttcgacaaaagactaatttagaggtacgcaaaattttgcacagaaattttaGTTACACCataagaaagatatttaaaaaaaaaattaggggtctaaaaccgatttttttcataggccctgtattttgaaataaaaatttttgaaaaacaacctaatttttagggacatttttgagtagtcctttattttttgggaatttttaaaagtctgcaaaaaatctcaaatttataggaaatataggttttaatcatgcgcatgcatgtacaaacttttgaatttttaaatcaatttttgaccgaataacgtaaaaaacaattttttttgtcccaagttttttggccgtttttaacagttttttatttttatctttttttcttcaatagataaatgaatgaaatgaaatacagtgtagatagataataagcaagactatatttgtacaaagtttcaattaattttgtaatgacaaatttgaaatatcggtaaaataaaactctatttttcaacacgttacatcttttgatctggagcttacaaaaatttgatttatctttattgagcatcctgataatattacctttcatttgatatatcacacataacgctacattAACTACAAGCTTTacaatggtaaattaaaaaacttcagaaatacctcaaaatacctgtgggcatctgttgcccatgacgaGTCACCAGTGCGTTGCAGTGAGGGAAGTACTGTAATCTCAGTGTGTTATTTCGacgtggttggctttaaaaaattctaacttcttttGTAGTCAtctcagaaataagattgaaccgtcatgagaaaggtgaaataataagctttcacatgatataaaattttttataggttgtcattgaaaaaaattgattcaatagcgtgtgaaaaaagtttttttcctttttttgatgaaaattgatcgttttcgctttttttcaagaaatatgtacgtacctatggattcaaaaaatgtatgaaaaatttaaaatattgcaatccacaacaaaaaaaacacaaaatattacattttttactgtcatgaatttgaaaaaaaaaaaaataagtttttttataaactgtgactagtttatttgaaaaagtttacattacgccaaaatattgcttcgaaaacagcaaaaacatgggttttcgagattttctaacgggaatatcttaaaaacgtgatgtgctaggccaattttgacttcggattcgaaatcagcacacaaaaatcctttggaAAATTATAGTTTCATTAAAAGGAGGATTGCCTTGCAGACCACTGTTATAAATGGCTAAGACAATCCACtcaaatttaaacagttgttgTCTAAAGTTAGACAATGTTTATAAATACCCTTGataacagttaaattaaaagTATAACATTTGGCTCAGTCTAATACATCACAGTGCTCCACAGTGCTGAGGTTGTTCTGCCTCAAAATGCTTTAGTTTTAATTTCCCAAATCAGTTTTTGGCATATCAATTATATCAGTCCAATCCATTCCTTGTATTCCTTTTGCTTCCTTAGCTTTTTAAGAGCTTGTTTTTCTTACCTCAggctttgcattttttttagagaaagttTATtctaaaagttgattttttttttgttttttttttatatctcgcttagaaagtttACTTCCcatgcaaaattttttaatttataacaaaaatcttttatttttcagttatgaatagagtttaaagagacctttcttttgatatctcactcgttgaatttggaggaaatttttgaaaattcattttttttatcaaggggttataaccttgattttttctcaaaaatctgaaaaaaataaacttttaatttttttcgccaGAATGCATATGACAAAatgcctgttcactgtgaactcatatctgtaatccaaaacttgtttcgagactttggtcaaaagatatcggcttcggaatgtaagaaaaagaaagaaacaaaaatgtttagttcgaaatatctcaggaaccagacatccaagaaacttttagttttctgtTAGGAAGagcttaaaaagattttttttttatttttatgtaagagacacaaattttgtttcaaattcgTTTTCGTCGaagagtgaaccaatttttctcaaaattttaagaCAAATATTTCTTACTCattcacattttcaaaaaacaaatttttttagtattgccAATTTTTAGCTTTAATCTCATCAATGTTATATCGAGCCCTTCTCGCCAAATTATCGTAACCGACAAGGCACTTAcgataattttgtttatagaaaaatctttaatttctttCGTTTTTAGACTTATTGGAGACAATTTTGATGTGAATGTGTGAGCAATTGTTGATTAGATTAacataaaaaagttatatcttATTCGTTCTTAGTGTTGgaaaaatacaattattatatGCTGTccataattcattctttaatttGGCGCTTacgataatttgaaaaaattgattggttAATTCGAAAACTAATCTTTTACTATTTTCGATGCATGGTTGAGTCGATCAAATGCATTAATATGCAATTTACCAGTGAGAAATATTGATCCAGTTTCTCCTTTTTTTCCGAAGTACAATGAAGTTTTCTGCACATTTTTCTAAAACACTTGTTTATCAATCAAAGCTTCCACATACATATACTCTAAAAggaaataattataatataaaaataagttcaaaattaaaaaaatactgctCTAAAACCACATTCTTTAAAGTATGAAACAGGAAAGTATTCTCATCTGAAATTGTAACGACACAGaaatatttgttattattttgagtagcttgattttattatttttataaaaaattgacaaCAATATTTATGTTAAAATGTAAGACTTAACTAGTAAATGCACTTTTAAAATCTGTTACGattacaaaatataatatatctacttttttttaattttcgtttaaaaaaaatattaaaactttaaaacttaaatttaattttaaaacaaaaaacttttatattgcATCATTGATTGTATAGTATATGAGCATGGGTagcaaaacattttaaattaaaaaatacctcacaTTGCCACCTTCATCATTATATCAAAAAATCTATCACAAGCTTGAATTAAATCAAGCTCAAATAAACTTAAGAAGAATATTCCTTCTTAATAACCTTTGCAATAGTACTCAATTGCATGTTTGTTGTTCCTTCATAAATTGCTCCAATTTTAACATCACGATAGAATTTCTCTTGTGGGAAATCCCGAGTAAATCCAACTCCACCCATCCAATCAATGCACTTAATTGTAGCTCTCTGAGCAACTTCCGAAGCATAATATTTAGCCATAGCAGCTTCTTTCAAAAATGGACGACCTTGTTCTTGTAAACGGGCAGCATTGTATGTCAACAAACGAGCAGCTTCAATTTCAGTTGCAACAGTTGCAATTTGATGTTGCATCGATTGGAAATTGTAGATTTCCTGACCGAATTGTTTGCGATCCATCAAATATGGAATAGTAGCATCGAAACAGCCTTGAGCACAGCCAATCATTTGGGCGCCAATACCAATGCGACCTTCATTTAAGAAACCAGCTGCATATTGGTATCCTTTGCCGAATTCACCCAAAATGTTTTCCTCAGGGACACGTACGTTGTCAAAATTGACCATGCAGGTACCGGAAGCACGGATACCCAATTTGTCTTCTTTCTTGCCAACACTTAGACCGGGGGTATCACGGTCTACGATAAATGTTGTAATACCTTTGTAACcctaaacaaaatacaaaaaatttatatttttgttcttttctccaaaaaaattgatataatctTACAGCTTCTGGCTTAGCGTTAGCAAAAACCAAGAATACTCCAGCAACATCTGAGTTAGAAATCCACATTTTTGTTCCATTGATAACATAATCGTTTCCATCTTTCTTAGCAATTGTCTTTAGAGAAAATGCATCAGATCCTGAAGATGGTTCAGTCAAAGCAAAACTTCCAGCCTTAAAAATTTAACCTATACACTTTTTCTGTTAGGacttttaataacatttttcacTTACATATTCCTGAGCTAATTTAGGAAGATATTTTTCCTTTTGCTCCTTAGTGCCAACTTTCATCATCAAAGAATTAACAAGTGTATTATGAATATCAACAAATGCAGCAACAGCAGGATCAACTTTGGATAGTTCTTCAACTACCAAAATGGTTGTGAAGAAATTACAACCACTTCCACCAAGTTCAGTATCGATTTCCATTCCCATAAGACCATTTTGGAAAACAGCATCAACAACTGATTGATCGAATTGATGTTCTTCGTCCATTTTCTTTACCAATGGAGCAATAGTTTCTTTGGCAAGTTTAGCAActggaaaacagaaaaaaaaaaccatatttatcagaactagccgaccccgcactcaaaattcgagtgccaattgtaacttttatttatgctcaaataagcacactatataaattacttaatttactactaagaatatgcaacacttaattttattcgaaattcgagaatgtcttcgaaggttctcgtctttgcttttagaagtttccACTTACTGAAGGGAGATTGCGTGGTtcagcacatttgtttttgttttttttttctcaattttaatttattatttttatctatttcggtaaaaaaaaataaaaaaaagtatacattctgcacatctagataaaatttcctatcgttcggtatataatttatgccccttcggtttttgtgggccgcgtattttgtaccacaaaataagtgtttgccgttttattatatgatttgGTTAAAATCGGTtaagttattattatttcaaatttgatttttacgCTCGAGTTTAattcttctatttttatttcGCTTTTCCTAAAGTGTCTATACCTAACTAAATTTTACTAATATTTCTGCAATGTTTTAAGTTAATTAAAGAGTAAGTACGAGCGACCTAATGgagtttaaaaattctatttaaatcaAAGCAGATTTACCTACACTCGAatgtattgtaatgttttattccgggttcacaataaaacttatttcgtttattttaacttccacttatctttccgttcaaataagaacacactttatttcaaatcaatttacttttattattcgctcaaacaaacacacttttcaatcactttatttactactaacaatctccaacactttatttcactttgtactgtactctttcacattcaagattaaactgtctccggtcggtgtccacgctgcccttttatacctgaaattcggaattcgagaatgtcttcgaaggttctcgtctttgcttctcgaagcttcctttccaagagggggcgcttcatacttccagtccagtgggatattttgggatattcagcagtcgagggaatttctttggatgtgttcagagggtagtttcttaattactaaaggtccgttcacatttctacctttactgtagcaggtagtgtgttcagacttttatcttaaaagtagttcggtaattcatcgttacattgcccccctcttaggattgttcgtcccgaacaactccattgctacttctaccattataacgatgtaaacggtcacaatgaactacctttaatttgcctcttacccctctctgtatacggtaaaccacgtcgttgattctggttattactgtgtaagggccttcccagttttgttgtagcttcggtgatagtcccttttgtcggtggggattgtaaaaccacacaagttctccttcttgaaaccctgttgctgtcgctcgcgcgtcatatcttgttttcatcctgtcactagacgcttttatatttgtccttgtccgttggtgaatgtcagccagtgtttctttcaggttatcaacatactcatctatttcctgtggctcatttggaacacatccgaattttatctcacttggcagccgtattgtagaaccaaaaaggacttccgatggtgtatgtccagtggaactatgtgttgcacttctataagccatcaagaataatggaatatgtcgatcccagtctcgttgattatcgttgactacttttgacaggtgttctttaagtgtcctgttaaatcgctcaaccatcccatcagattgtggatgaagcggtgttgttcgcgtcttcttgatgccaaggagtgagcaaacctcttgaaaaatcttagattcgaagttccttccttggtcggaatgaagttccatgggtactccgaacctgctcacccaatgaaagacaatcttatccacaactgttttggtttcctggtttgggatggcaaatgcctcaggccacttgctgaagtaatccatcactacgaggatataccggtttcctttgttggtttcgggaaaaggacctgccacgtctattgcaatcctctcaaaaggtgtgcccacattgtactgatgcatcgtgctttgcatttttctagctggtcctttgctagcggcacaagtatcacattttcggcaccacttttcaacgtcttctctcatacgtaaccagtagaattgctggcgtaccttttccagcgtcttgttgatgcctaaatggcctccagaagttccctcgtgcatctctcggagaacatcattaacctttgactgaggtacgattagttgcattacataagatttaccatctgcggattcccacttacgcctgagtaacccttcttgcacatgaagtgagtcccattgtgcccaatatgctttgagattggggcttcggtcggagatgtcggcccattctggtttctcttcatgttccttccat encodes:
- the LOC129918869 gene encoding short/branched chain specific acyl-CoA dehydrogenase, mitochondrial gives rise to the protein MNYLKKLPMRTIAQALQRQQCAAFSEGVGMLPLTFLTEDEKMMKETVAKLAKETIAPLVKKMDEEHQFDQSVVDAVFQNGLMGMEIDTELGGSGCNFFTTILVVEELSKVDPAVAAFVDIHNTLVNSLMMKVGTKEQKEKYLPKLAQEYAGSFALTEPSSGSDAFSLKTIAKKDGNDYVINGTKMWISNSDVAGVFLVFANAKPEAGYKGITTFIVDRDTPGLSVGKKEDKLGIRASGTCMVNFDNVRVPEENILGEFGKGYQYAAGFLNEGRIGIGAQMIGCAQGCFDATIPYLMDRKQFGQEIYNFQSMQHQIATVATEIEAARLLTYNAARLQEQGRPFLKEAAMAKYYASEVAQRATIKCIDWMGGVGFTRDFPQEKFYRDVKIGAIYEGTTNMQLSTIAKVIKKEYSS